In the genome of Fuerstiella sp., one region contains:
- the pepN gene encoding aminopeptidase N — protein MSASKTIQTVERSNYQPPAWWIENVALEFDLDPKQTRVTTRMTVRRNQDQPQDQLELHGEQLQLESVLIDGVEAGPGRSAVTDELLILTGLPEQCVIETTVVISPVTNKSLSGLYQTSGNYCTQCEAMGFRRITYFPDRPDVMATYQVTIRGDRTLCPVMLSNGNRVAARDLDDGRHEVVWEDPFPKPSYLFALVSGNLQCHRGTFTTLSGREVALEIWVEPQNIDKCEHALRSLQKSMKWDEEVFGLEYDLDIYMIVAVNDFNMGAMENKGLNVFNSKYVLALPETATDTDYISIEAVIAHEYFHNWTGNRVTCRDWFQLTLKEGLTVFRDQQFTADQTSADVKRIDDVAGLRSGQFLEDSGPMAHPIRPESYISMDNFYTATVYRKGAEIIRMYHTLLGADGFRRGMDLYFRRHDNSAVTCDDFRAAMGDANSVNFDLFDRWYSQAGTPELSVSEHWNPTAGEFRLSMKQHYPDLSGDIPGASDRQPVPIPVRVGLLETETGAELAEHAQVLLLESESETFTFSGLSKKPIASVLRCFSAPVRLRMQRSDAELAFLMAHDTDTFNRWDAGQTLATNRLLDLANDAAHGRTLKMSGEFCEAFGVVLKDRSLDESVKALAITLPRESVLGQEMDVIDPDAVHAAREFFRKSLAAEWRSELLSIYHDLTTDQAYSSDGESISRRRLKNVVLGYLATIDDPGIVALARQQFDAADNMTDKQAALSVLTDLPGPDRDEALQTFYDQYRNDPLVIDKWFAVQALSRRSDTIDVVTNLTTHPDFNVENPNRVRSLLGALTQNQHHFHQADGAGYRLLTGFVLRIDPVNPQLAARLVAALNSYRRFDPSRQLLMENELKRIAEHPGLSKDVHEIIHRALNF, from the coding sequence TTGAGTGCATCGAAAACAATTCAGACCGTTGAGCGCAGCAACTATCAGCCACCGGCCTGGTGGATTGAAAATGTCGCCCTTGAATTCGACCTGGATCCAAAACAAACGCGTGTGACAACACGAATGACGGTCCGTCGTAATCAGGATCAGCCGCAGGATCAGCTGGAACTGCACGGGGAACAACTGCAGCTTGAATCCGTGCTGATCGATGGTGTGGAAGCGGGTCCGGGCAGGTCTGCGGTGACGGACGAATTGCTGATCCTGACCGGTCTGCCGGAGCAGTGCGTTATCGAAACCACTGTGGTGATCTCACCGGTGACCAACAAGTCACTTTCCGGACTTTACCAGACGTCGGGTAACTACTGCACCCAGTGCGAAGCCATGGGGTTTCGCCGGATCACGTATTTCCCCGATCGGCCCGATGTGATGGCGACTTACCAGGTCACCATCCGTGGTGACAGGACCTTGTGTCCGGTCATGCTGTCCAACGGTAACCGCGTGGCGGCCCGCGACCTGGACGACGGCCGGCACGAAGTGGTCTGGGAAGATCCCTTCCCCAAACCCAGCTATCTGTTCGCTCTTGTCTCCGGCAATCTGCAGTGCCATCGGGGAACGTTCACCACACTCAGCGGTCGCGAAGTGGCGCTGGAGATCTGGGTGGAACCACAAAACATCGACAAATGTGAACACGCGCTGCGGTCACTGCAAAAATCGATGAAGTGGGATGAAGAAGTGTTCGGGCTCGAATACGACCTGGACATCTACATGATCGTGGCCGTCAACGACTTCAACATGGGGGCAATGGAAAACAAAGGCCTGAACGTTTTCAATTCCAAGTATGTTCTGGCCCTCCCGGAGACCGCGACCGACACAGATTACATATCGATCGAAGCCGTGATTGCCCACGAATATTTTCACAACTGGACCGGAAACCGTGTCACGTGCCGGGACTGGTTTCAGTTGACTCTGAAAGAAGGACTGACCGTGTTCCGCGATCAGCAGTTCACTGCTGATCAGACGTCTGCGGATGTCAAAAGAATCGATGACGTTGCCGGGTTACGCTCCGGCCAGTTCCTGGAAGACAGCGGCCCCATGGCTCACCCGATTCGCCCCGAGTCGTATATCTCGATGGACAATTTTTATACCGCGACTGTGTATCGCAAAGGGGCCGAAATCATTCGCATGTACCATACGCTGCTTGGAGCGGACGGGTTTCGACGAGGGATGGATCTGTATTTCCGGCGGCACGACAACAGTGCGGTGACCTGCGACGACTTCCGGGCCGCAATGGGTGACGCCAACAGCGTGAATTTCGATCTGTTCGACCGCTGGTATTCCCAGGCCGGAACCCCTGAGTTATCCGTCAGCGAACACTGGAACCCGACTGCGGGCGAGTTTCGCCTGTCCATGAAGCAACACTATCCGGATCTGTCGGGAGACATCCCGGGGGCCTCCGATCGACAGCCGGTGCCCATACCCGTTCGAGTCGGATTACTGGAAACAGAAACCGGCGCGGAACTTGCCGAACACGCGCAGGTGTTACTGCTGGAATCGGAATCGGAGACATTTACCTTCAGTGGTCTGAGCAAAAAACCGATCGCATCGGTCCTGCGCTGTTTTTCGGCCCCCGTCCGGCTGCGCATGCAGCGCAGCGATGCGGAACTCGCGTTCCTGATGGCTCACGACACCGACACATTCAATCGCTGGGATGCCGGCCAGACGCTGGCGACGAACCGATTGCTGGATCTGGCGAACGATGCGGCCCATGGCAGAACATTGAAGATGTCTGGTGAGTTTTGTGAGGCGTTTGGTGTTGTGCTGAAAGACCGTTCGCTGGACGAATCCGTCAAAGCGCTGGCCATCACACTTCCCCGGGAATCGGTGCTCGGTCAGGAAATGGACGTGATTGATCCTGATGCCGTCCATGCGGCACGGGAATTCTTTCGCAAAAGTCTGGCGGCAGAATGGCGTTCTGAGTTGCTGTCGATCTACCACGATCTGACCACCGACCAGGCTTACAGCAGTGACGGGGAATCCATCAGTCGGCGGCGACTTAAGAATGTCGTGCTCGGGTATCTGGCGACCATCGACGATCCCGGGATTGTCGCTCTGGCCCGTCAACAGTTCGATGCTGCTGACAACATGACAGACAAACAGGCCGCGCTGTCGGTTCTGACCGATCTGCCGGGGCCGGACCGTGACGAGGCACTGCAGACGTTTTACGATCAATACCGGAACGATCCTCTGGTGATCGACAAATGGTTTGCCGTGCAGGCCCTGTCACGTCGAAGCGATACGATCGATGTCGTCACAAATCTGACCACACACCCGGATTTCAATGTCGAAAATCCCAATCGAGTTCGTTCCCTGCTGGGAGCACTGACTCAGAATCAACATCACTTTCATCAGGCGGACGGAGCCGGCTACAGACTGCTGACCGGGTTTGTGCTGAGAATTGATCCCGTCAATCCTCAGCTGGCCGCACGTTTGGTGGCTGCCCTGAACAGCTACCGCCGATTTGATCCTTCGCGGCAATTGTTGATGGAAAACGAGCTGAAACGAATTGCTGAACATCCCGGATTGTCCAAAGATGTTCATGAGATTATCCACAGAGCACTCAATTTCTAA
- a CDS encoding DUF1501 domain-containing protein, translated as MPPAFPQITSRREMLSRCGLGMGALSLVPLLQQTAVGTESAGSGSFISPLASRESHFPARAKRIIHIFPEGGPSQVDTFDEKPALDQYHGSGVNEVQKDYTKNGVVVAIRQQVGRLSGKIKRSAFPFTKHGESGIPVSNLFPKLARHVDEMCIVRSMRTSSSVHEPAQLMMNTGDVIQARPSLGSWAVYGLGTENENLPAFVALSPNGTTSSGDKHWSNVFLPSWSRGTAMATEDTSVDRLLEHLRSGSTSLSEQRRQLDLLARLNHRHQAVRPGQALLEGRITSFETAFRMQVEATDAFDIAREPLPVREMYGDTQQGRQLLLARRLVERGVRFVQVWHKGWDTHDENDERHRDLCGAADQPLAALLEDLRQRDLLRDTLVIWAGEFGRTPTADNNDVASKKSIGRDHNAAGFTIWMAGGGVKRGFIYGATDELGAVAVENPVDVHDLHATILHLLGFDHEQLTHRHAGRDFRLTDVHGRVVREILA; from the coding sequence ATGCCTCCTGCGTTTCCGCAAATCACCAGTCGTCGAGAAATGCTGTCCCGCTGCGGACTGGGGATGGGAGCCCTGTCGCTGGTCCCGCTTCTGCAGCAGACGGCTGTCGGTACGGAATCCGCGGGGTCAGGCAGTTTTATCTCCCCGCTGGCTTCGAGGGAGTCGCATTTTCCCGCCCGGGCCAAACGAATCATCCATATCTTTCCTGAGGGAGGACCGTCTCAGGTTGATACATTCGACGAAAAGCCGGCACTGGATCAGTATCACGGTAGTGGAGTCAATGAAGTGCAGAAGGACTACACCAAAAATGGTGTGGTCGTTGCGATCCGTCAGCAGGTCGGCAGACTCAGCGGGAAAATCAAGCGTTCTGCGTTCCCGTTTACCAAACACGGTGAATCCGGTATCCCCGTCAGCAACCTGTTTCCGAAGCTGGCCCGGCACGTCGATGAGATGTGTATTGTTCGATCGATGCGCACCAGCAGCAGTGTTCACGAACCGGCGCAGCTGATGATGAACACCGGCGATGTGATTCAGGCGCGTCCCAGTCTTGGGTCGTGGGCCGTCTACGGACTTGGTACTGAGAATGAGAACCTGCCGGCGTTTGTGGCCCTGTCTCCCAACGGAACGACTTCCAGCGGTGACAAACACTGGAGCAATGTGTTTCTGCCAAGCTGGTCTCGTGGAACAGCGATGGCCACCGAAGACACCAGCGTGGATCGTCTGTTGGAGCATCTTCGCAGCGGAAGTACATCGCTGAGTGAACAGCGGCGGCAGCTTGACCTGCTGGCCCGGCTGAACCACCGGCATCAGGCCGTACGACCGGGACAGGCCCTGCTGGAAGGGCGGATCACCTCATTCGAAACCGCGTTTCGCATGCAGGTCGAAGCCACCGATGCCTTCGACATCGCCCGGGAACCACTGCCGGTTCGGGAAATGTACGGAGACACGCAGCAGGGACGACAGTTACTGCTGGCTCGCCGACTGGTGGAACGCGGCGTGCGATTTGTCCAGGTATGGCACAAGGGCTGGGACACACACGACGAAAACGACGAACGACACCGCGATCTGTGCGGGGCGGCCGATCAGCCGCTGGCCGCCCTGCTGGAAGACCTCAGACAACGTGACCTGTTGCGGGATACACTGGTGATCTGGGCAGGCGAGTTCGGACGTACGCCGACCGCCGACAACAATGACGTTGCCAGCAAAAAATCGATCGGACGCGACCACAATGCCGCCGGCTTTACTATCTGGATGGCCGGTGGTGGAGTCAAACGCGGTTTCATCTACGGGGCAACAGATGAACTGGGAGCTGTTGCCGTTGAGAACCCGGTGGATGTTCATGATCTGCACGCCACGATTCTGCATCTGCTTGGTTTCGACCATGAACAGCTCACACACCGTCACGCCGGACGTGACTTCCGACTTACAGACGTGCACGGCAGAGTTGTCAGGGAAATCCTTGCCTGA